From a region of the Primulina eburnea isolate SZY01 chromosome 7, ASM2296580v1, whole genome shotgun sequence genome:
- the LOC140837451 gene encoding uncharacterized protein: MARTPHIFGSMPHENTGAKPNLVAIGTRGTVGSLFKKEIDYFSRLELGTRRCSREPSRDLASSASSCVNFSDPKIESTINIARKKKRGSNRLIPSMCAVVEVVERYQTSGFTYRNLKSDLKR; the protein is encoded by the coding sequence ATGGCACGCACACCCCATATCTTCGGCTCCATGCCTCATGAAAATACGGGCGCAAAGCCAAATCTGGTGGCAATAGGGACAAGAGGTACTGTTGGATCCCTATTCAAGAAAGAGATAGATTACTTCAGCCGGCTAGAGCTAGGTACGAGGAGGTGCTCCCGTGAGCCTTCACGCGATCTTGCGAGCTCGGCTTCAAGTTGTGTCAATTTTTCTGATCCTAAGATCGAATCAACCATCAATATTGCTCGAAAGAAGAAGAGAGGAAGCAACAGGCTCATACCGAGCATGTGTGCTGTGGTTGAAGTAGTGGAAAGGTATCAGACATCAGGATTTACATATAGGAATCTGAAGTCAGATCTTAAAAGGTAG